In Bacillota bacterium, a genomic segment contains:
- a CDS encoding IS21 family transposase has product MDNVASGVLKPDIYEPLLNRAYEEMAAHYGVLIDPCRKGKPKDKPRVERAIPYVRDSFWRGRSFSSLTEINREAIRWCTEIAGMRIHGTTRQKPLEVFNLVEKPMLKSLPERWEIAVWQTAKVGPDSRCAVRRTLYSVPWQYMGRELSVRITDRKA; this is encoded by the coding sequence TTGGATAATGTCGCAAGCGGGGTGCTTAAACCTGACATCTATGAGCCCCTGCTAAACAGGGCATACGAAGAGATGGCTGCTCATTATGGGGTCCTCATAGATCCATGCCGAAAGGGGAAGCCAAAGGACAAGCCCCGGGTCGAGAGAGCCATCCCTTACGTGCGAGACAGCTTCTGGAGGGGGAGATCATTTTCCTCACTGACGGAGATCAACCGGGAAGCTATCCGCTGGTGCACGGAGATTGCCGGTATGCGGATTCACGGCACAACAAGACAAAAACCGCTTGAAGTCTTCAACCTGGTGGAGAAACCCATGCTCAAGTCTCTGCCTGAACGTTGGGAGATTGCGGTATGGCAAACCGCCAAGGTAGGGCCGGACTCGCGTTGTGCAGTCAGGCGCACGCTCTACTCTGTCCCCTGGCAGTATATGGGTAGGGAACTCTCCGTCAGAATCACTGATAGGAAAGC